In the genome of Dickeya fangzhongdai, one region contains:
- a CDS encoding undecaprenyl-phosphate glucose phosphotransferase — MSSNQIKISYGNDFFVIKLMDFLSINLTLIVSARLFLMGAFDDVIMISLLFSTSFLLIGEYTGLYHNGLKNMQFRGQRKLWGSALLSVMFVEVVREYAGTLYSLGLLHHLDNIYFSATLYWYTLSLCGLYLTRFITFKCTAKKRIRIAIVGLTPGGLAAEKALLKEYANMQLELAFYDDRSPSRCGYLTKSPFKGNVSALVEEAKAGRVDEIYIALPMIALKRIRYFLSMMSDTTVDTYIIPDLYSYSSYVSQFRSINNIQTISIFRSPFDGIGSFIKRVEDLVIGGVITLMISPLLLLIAIGIKLTSRGPVLFKQDRYGLSGNKIKVWKFRSMHVMENAGVVTQATKNDPRVTRFGAFLRRTSLDELPQFFNVLQGTMSIIGPRPHAVVHNEQYRQLVENYMIRHKVKPGISGLAQVNGYRGEVDTLDKMEKRVHYDIAYIQSWSLWLDIKIIFRTIFKGFIGENAY, encoded by the coding sequence GTGTCTAGTAATCAGATAAAGATTTCCTATGGGAATGACTTTTTTGTTATTAAATTGATGGATTTCTTATCAATTAATTTAACATTAATAGTCAGCGCCAGGCTATTTTTAATGGGCGCTTTCGATGATGTCATTATGATTAGTTTGCTATTTTCCACCTCTTTTTTACTTATTGGAGAATATACCGGCTTATATCATAATGGGCTTAAGAATATGCAATTTCGCGGGCAGAGAAAACTGTGGGGTTCCGCATTGTTGTCCGTCATGTTTGTTGAGGTGGTCAGGGAATATGCCGGCACGCTGTATTCGCTAGGGCTATTACATCATCTCGATAACATATATTTTTCCGCGACGCTGTATTGGTATACTCTTTCGTTATGCGGCCTCTATCTCACGCGTTTTATTACGTTTAAATGTACGGCTAAAAAACGGATTCGGATTGCTATTGTGGGCTTAACGCCCGGTGGGTTAGCGGCGGAAAAAGCATTGCTCAAAGAGTATGCCAATATGCAGTTGGAATTGGCTTTCTACGACGATCGCAGCCCATCCCGTTGCGGCTATCTGACTAAGAGCCCGTTTAAAGGCAATGTGAGTGCGCTGGTTGAAGAAGCCAAAGCGGGCAGGGTGGATGAGATTTATATTGCACTGCCGATGATTGCGCTGAAACGCATTCGCTATTTTCTGTCGATGATGTCCGATACTACGGTTGATACCTACATCATTCCTGACCTTTATTCCTACAGCTCATATGTATCGCAGTTTCGTTCCATCAATAACATTCAGACTATCAGTATTTTCAGATCGCCGTTTGATGGTATTGGTTCTTTTATTAAGCGTGTTGAGGATTTAGTGATTGGCGGCGTGATTACGCTGATGATTTCGCCGTTGCTGCTGTTGATTGCGATTGGTATCAAGCTGACGTCGCGTGGACCGGTGTTATTCAAGCAGGATCGCTACGGTCTGAGCGGCAACAAAATCAAAGTGTGGAAATTCCGCTCGATGCACGTGATGGAAAACGCCGGCGTTGTGACGCAGGCGACTAAAAACGATCCGCGCGTTACGCGTTTTGGCGCATTTTTACGCCGTACTTCGCTGGATGAACTGCCGCAATTTTTCAATGTATTGCAAGGCACGATGTCGATTATTGGCCCGCGTCCTCATGCCGTGGTGCATAACGAGCAGTATCGGCAACTGGTCGAAAACTACATGATTCGCCATAAAGTGAAGCCTGGTATTTCAGGATTGGCGCAGGTTAATGGTTATCGTGGCGAAGTGGATACCCTCGATAAAATGGAAAAACGGGTTCACTACGATATTGCCTATATTCAGAGCTGGTCGCTTTGGCTGGATATCAAGATTATCTTTAGAACCATTTTCAAAGGTTTTATCGGTGAAAATGCGTACTAA
- a CDS encoding outer membrane beta-barrel protein, with product MRTKLIIAAGMIMPHPSWADLTPKSHIGIAGIDFQSQVGLDYGHENNVTYQAYDQDAVSSDFQSVRPMIKAIGARYQDQYLLMYSGDYRRYDRDSADNYTDHFFRFNGAWRYGLKHGLTLSLEDSLGHEARGRGISEGFRPQQFSDFGINSPLSSELFNSELRYSYGAPKGRGKAEVALLFKKLRLGHVDDIKNTDIDFYNYVRGQEWHENGLIAELSDQYSRTTRFRYRFINNQRRYEVDSQKDNDEYYLEYGIKSQLTGKTRVDANVAWLYKTFDNNPNARDFSGVNWDIQAEWKPLEQSVFTVHTSQHIKDPSEVGGYIMASKYGISYQHFWLADRFSTTFDYSYLAEGYKNYPKDRKDRNRVFTFAMSYNFRPSINVELKYQLNTLRSNQDTDSFFIGPDGDRQVVRMLGRDNSLIMFTAKVQI from the coding sequence ATGCGTACTAAATTGATCATCGCCGCTGGAATGATTATGCCGCATCCCTCCTGGGCTGATCTGACGCCGAAATCGCATATCGGCATTGCGGGTATTGATTTTCAAAGCCAGGTTGGTCTGGATTATGGGCATGAGAATAACGTGACCTATCAGGCTTATGATCAAGACGCGGTGAGTTCTGATTTTCAGAGCGTCAGGCCGATGATTAAAGCCATTGGCGCGCGTTATCAGGACCAATATCTGTTGATGTATTCCGGTGATTATCGTCGTTACGACCGCGATTCGGCGGATAATTACACCGATCATTTCTTTCGCTTTAATGGCGCATGGCGCTACGGGCTAAAGCATGGGTTAACGCTCAGTCTTGAAGATTCTCTCGGGCACGAGGCGCGCGGGCGTGGTATTTCCGAAGGTTTTCGACCACAACAGTTCAGCGATTTCGGTATTAATTCGCCGCTGAGCAGCGAACTGTTTAACAGCGAATTACGTTACAGCTATGGCGCTCCGAAAGGGCGCGGTAAAGCCGAAGTCGCTCTGCTGTTTAAAAAACTGCGTTTAGGCCACGTGGACGATATTAAAAATACCGATATTGATTTTTATAACTATGTTCGTGGGCAGGAATGGCACGAGAACGGTTTGATCGCCGAATTATCTGACCAATACTCACGGACAACACGCTTTCGCTACCGCTTTATTAACAATCAGCGCCGTTATGAGGTCGATTCGCAAAAAGACAATGATGAGTATTACCTGGAATACGGTATTAAATCGCAGCTTACGGGCAAAACCCGCGTGGATGCGAACGTGGCCTGGCTATATAAGACATTCGATAATAACCCAAACGCCAGGGATTTTAGCGGGGTAAACTGGGATATTCAGGCTGAGTGGAAACCGCTCGAACAATCCGTTTTTACCGTACATACGTCGCAGCATATCAAGGATCCGTCGGAAGTCGGCGGCTATATCATGGCTTCTAAATACGGCATCTCCTATCAGCATTTTTGGCTAGCCGATCGTTTCTCCACCACGTTTGACTATTCATACCTGGCCGAGGGTTACAAGAATTACCCGAAGGATCGCAAAGACAGAAATAGGGTGTTCACCTTCGCTATGAGTTATAACTTCAGGCCCTCGATTAATGTTGAATTAAAGTATCAACTGAATACGCTGCGTTCCAATCAAGATACCGATTCTTTCTTTATTGGCCCTGATGGCGATCGCCAGGTCGTCAGAATGTTGGGCCGCGATAACTCCCTGATTATGTTTACAGCTAAGGTACAGATCTAA
- a CDS encoding polysaccharide biosynthesis/export family protein — protein MKIIKLCIFLCLSVWLAGCTSSSPQQLEKTDNETTGYQLDEGDAVNILVYGEPEMTMTFMLDKSGAINFPYIGQLVLKGKTPGQVGEELAHRLRGDYLQNPMVTVSIAEFRKFYITGEVEKPNGYAYEPGLTVEKALALAGGFTDRADRKDVSLRLSNSNQLIENVDVRRAVHPGDTVVVGMSFF, from the coding sequence GTGAAAATAATAAAACTGTGCATTTTTCTGTGCCTAAGCGTCTGGTTGGCGGGATGCACCTCGTCAAGCCCACAACAGTTGGAAAAAACTGACAATGAAACAACCGGTTATCAGTTAGACGAAGGCGATGCTGTCAATATTCTGGTATACGGCGAGCCGGAGATGACGATGACATTTATGTTGGATAAAAGCGGCGCGATTAACTTCCCCTACATCGGTCAACTGGTGTTGAAAGGGAAAACGCCGGGGCAGGTAGGCGAGGAACTGGCCCATCGCCTGCGCGGTGATTATCTGCAAAACCCGATGGTGACGGTCAGCATCGCCGAGTTCCGGAAATTCTATATCACCGGTGAAGTTGAGAAGCCGAACGGGTATGCCTACGAGCCGGGCTTAACCGTTGAAAAAGCGCTGGCGCTGGCCGGCGGATTTACCGATCGCGCAGACCGCAAGGATGTGAGTCTTCGCCTGTCGAATAGCAATCAACTGATTGAAAATGTTGATGTAAGACGCGCTGTTCACCCAGGCGACACCGTGGTTGTCGGTATGAGCTTTTTCTGA
- a CDS encoding GumC family protein has product MSLSIVENGRKLESTIDFSRFAQKIKQNGWKIILAGLISAVVAYPLISMITPKYVSTATVLLKAQQDNVSPLPQVDGYDSTRSGYYETQYALMQSRIVLEQAVRDIRLDQNPAFNGDADKSADKRADEQQRVDNALNAIVKNLTINGVRTTHLATISYESASPALSADIANGVAQAFIDYTAKQKHLKTLKAKALNQKQMEEIWQQVVEQQAAIDQFLKKEGLLTFRGVDGFETEQLGIVTTKLADATQRRIRAETNYNSVRLNAGKSLENVISLPDISNHAQIQDLRIALIQARRSLYDLRKRYGLKHTKILEAEAQVQAIEEQTHTVLFELEAGLNKQYQAALKDEKYYQQLLNQQKADFQTLASKRDEYNNLTTALDKTKELYKALYQRTKEQTLAGNYLEPDAILYDPAVPADHPSKPNKAMLLVMVVMLTLIFSVVYFIVRAALDNSINSISQMKKRLNVAPVGEIRTFANGVRRSQVVRLITESPLDVDIVHSMRTHILLSHPSCQTLAVSSTEHGEGRSLLAHLLATSFSADQKTLLIDLDFFNDGGLTQELAHPAAVGVAELLQGQSPLDAALVTINEHLSFLPRGNASTSSLLMLSSEHFVTLMTELKTRYQRIIVDVAAVNQTQDIQLISRVIDGVVFVLKAGAWRAGDVLNAIEKVKHHRAVLIGAVINRVADKNLETKEGVRSLNQHMNALINSTGHL; this is encoded by the coding sequence ATGAGTCTATCTATAGTGGAAAATGGCAGAAAATTGGAAAGCACGATCGATTTCTCCAGATTTGCCCAAAAGATCAAACAGAACGGTTGGAAGATCATCCTGGCTGGCCTGATTAGCGCGGTAGTGGCTTACCCGCTGATCAGCATGATCACGCCCAAATATGTTTCGACGGCAACGGTGCTGCTGAAAGCGCAACAGGATAACGTTTCGCCGTTGCCGCAGGTCGATGGCTATGATTCCACCCGCAGCGGCTATTACGAAACCCAGTATGCGTTGATGCAGTCACGTATTGTGCTGGAACAAGCCGTGCGGGACATCAGGCTGGACCAAAACCCCGCGTTTAACGGCGATGCCGACAAAAGCGCGGATAAACGCGCCGATGAGCAACAGCGGGTCGATAACGCGCTGAATGCGATAGTGAAAAACCTCACTATCAACGGCGTTCGCACCACACACCTCGCCACTATCTCCTACGAATCGGCATCGCCTGCGCTTTCGGCCGACATCGCTAACGGCGTGGCGCAGGCGTTTATTGACTATACGGCTAAGCAAAAGCACCTCAAGACGCTGAAAGCCAAGGCGTTGAACCAAAAACAGATGGAAGAGATATGGCAGCAAGTCGTTGAGCAACAGGCTGCAATCGACCAGTTTCTGAAGAAAGAAGGGTTGCTCACGTTCCGTGGCGTGGATGGCTTTGAGACTGAACAGTTGGGGATCGTCACCACTAAGTTGGCGGATGCTACCCAGCGTCGCATCAGGGCGGAAACGAATTACAACAGCGTGCGTTTGAACGCGGGTAAGTCGCTGGAAAACGTGATTTCTCTGCCCGATATTTCTAATCATGCCCAGATTCAGGATTTGCGCATCGCGCTGATTCAGGCCCGGCGCTCTTTATATGATTTACGTAAACGCTATGGGCTGAAACATACCAAAATCCTGGAAGCCGAAGCCCAGGTTCAGGCGATTGAGGAACAGACCCACACCGTGTTATTCGAACTGGAAGCCGGGCTGAATAAGCAGTATCAGGCGGCGTTGAAGGATGAAAAATACTATCAGCAGCTGTTGAATCAACAGAAAGCGGATTTTCAAACGCTGGCGTCTAAACGTGATGAATACAACAACCTGACCACGGCGCTGGATAAAACCAAAGAACTGTATAAGGCGCTCTATCAGCGCACGAAGGAGCAGACGCTCGCGGGTAACTATTTAGAGCCGGACGCGATACTTTATGACCCGGCGGTGCCGGCTGACCATCCGTCGAAGCCCAATAAAGCGATGCTGCTGGTGATGGTTGTCATGCTAACCCTGATTTTCTCCGTGGTTTACTTCATCGTGAGAGCCGCGCTGGATAATTCAATCAACAGCATTAGCCAGATGAAAAAGCGCCTGAATGTGGCGCCGGTGGGTGAAATTCGCACTTTTGCCAATGGAGTGAGGCGCTCGCAGGTGGTGCGTTTGATCACCGAATCGCCGCTGGATGTCGATATTGTCCACAGCATGCGAACCCACATTTTGCTATCGCATCCCTCCTGCCAAACCCTTGCCGTCAGCTCGACAGAGCATGGCGAAGGGCGATCGTTGCTGGCGCATTTGCTGGCGACATCCTTCAGCGCTGATCAAAAAACGCTGCTTATCGATCTGGATTTCTTTAACGACGGCGGGCTGACGCAAGAGTTGGCGCATCCTGCCGCGGTTGGCGTGGCGGAGCTACTGCAAGGTCAATCACCGCTGGATGCCGCGCTGGTGACAATCAATGAACATTTAAGCTTCCTGCCGCGTGGTAATGCCTCGACGTCTTCTTTACTGATGCTGTCGTCCGAGCATTTTGTGACGTTGATGACTGAACTGAAAACGCGCTATCAGCGAATTATCGTTGACGTGGCCGCGGTGAATCAAACGCAGGATATTCAATTGATTAGCCGGGTGATAGACGGGGTGGTTTTTGTGCTGAAAGCCGGCGCGTGGCGTGCGGGCGATGTGCTTAATGCCATTGAGAAAGTGAAGCACCACCGCGCGGTGCTGATTGGCGCGGTAATAAATCGGGTGGCGGATAAGAACCTCGAAACCAAAGAGGGCGTTCGCTCCCTGAATCAACACATGAATGCGCTAATCAACAGTACGGGCCACCTATAA
- a CDS encoding lipopolysaccharide biosynthesis protein, protein MSLLKSVSTIAGSSVLSQLIGALSIWLISHKYDMAEVGIYALSYSIVLVGAQVCTFASQLLIPKQPDSELAQSVVFSVLQSLLTAVPYAMLTAWLFQRNVFFLYLLTLAYAWVLIAENLSLREGNYRFLAFQRLAVSAVVVLSVVFTSHTSAFYWSWACAMIVLISGCILHSFNIHTVTFRNFSPQRNVAFFHQHVHHLTRVGSAEVLAMVNSNLPVMLINFWFSALTAGYFSVVSRFCLAPVVIIGNAVRNSIFSTWSVDFRNKRFNYEEFKKVRLVLLMSGVVCTLGIFIFYPLVMHLFFSEEWINSIPTSRYMLPYLFPALAVCPLTVIELIFGSHRYFLRIQLEQLAVVLVAFVIVPYFYNHYATSMILFSVLTFVRYAFIYLKVNKRANLLKSMMIAS, encoded by the coding sequence ATGAGTTTATTAAAAAGCGTTTCTACCATTGCGGGGTCGTCGGTGCTTTCACAACTGATTGGCGCGCTGTCTATCTGGCTGATTTCACATAAATACGACATGGCCGAGGTGGGAATCTACGCGCTGAGTTACAGCATCGTGTTGGTGGGAGCGCAAGTCTGTACCTTTGCATCGCAACTGCTGATTCCAAAACAGCCAGACAGTGAACTGGCGCAGAGCGTGGTGTTCAGCGTGCTGCAAAGCCTGCTTACCGCGGTGCCTTACGCGATGCTGACCGCATGGCTGTTCCAGCGAAATGTGTTCTTTCTCTACCTGCTGACACTTGCCTATGCGTGGGTGCTGATCGCGGAGAATTTATCGCTGCGCGAGGGTAACTATCGTTTTCTGGCCTTTCAGCGGCTCGCCGTCTCGGCGGTGGTGGTGCTTTCGGTGGTGTTTACTTCACATACCAGCGCATTTTATTGGTCCTGGGCCTGCGCCATGATTGTGCTTATTAGCGGCTGTATTTTACATTCGTTCAATATTCACACCGTTACGTTCAGAAATTTTAGTCCGCAGCGGAATGTGGCTTTCTTTCATCAGCATGTTCACCATCTCACCCGGGTTGGCAGCGCCGAAGTGCTGGCGATGGTCAATAGTAATTTGCCTGTGATGCTGATTAATTTTTGGTTCTCCGCGTTGACGGCGGGTTATTTCTCGGTGGTGAGCCGCTTTTGTCTGGCTCCGGTGGTGATCATCGGTAATGCGGTGCGTAACTCTATTTTTTCAACGTGGTCCGTCGATTTCAGAAATAAGCGTTTCAACTACGAGGAATTCAAAAAAGTTCGCCTGGTATTATTGATGTCTGGGGTTGTCTGCACGCTGGGGATATTTATTTTCTATCCGCTGGTGATGCACCTGTTTTTTAGCGAAGAGTGGATTAACTCCATTCCAACGTCTCGCTATATGCTACCTTATTTATTCCCTGCGCTGGCGGTGTGTCCGCTGACGGTGATTGAGCTAATATTTGGTTCTCATCGCTATTTCCTGCGTATTCAGTTAGAACAGCTGGCTGTTGTATTAGTCGCTTTTGTGATTGTGCCTTATTTTTATAATCACTATGCCACGTCCATGATTCTGTTTTCCGTGCTGACGTTTGTACGCTATGCGTTTATTTATCTCAAAGTCAATAAACGCGCCAATTTGCTGAAAAGCATGATGATAGCGTCATGA
- a CDS encoding capsular biosynthesis protein translates to MILNTGLYLQIYVVITLVFCGLTQYFTGLLAVLWLPFILALIMVGLLIMQTRYDALHLDTQELVVLTLYLSFLAMAGVSTLLQGGITVTIVGFKNEIALSLMMFCLLLGFCRESQIYRVTRSLYWVFYAQFPVVIYQVLFVLPRRVALRGEDEKWDSVVGTFGGDPMGGGNTAAMGLFCLLIMLLKVSEFKHGLTSFKSMAVHIVLGFGLCILGEVKFVILVSPLLLAWVWLMPSYIKGMNNVNLKAILLIFSGMALLITVAITILASGYSSAFGGDPTKSALSVFMDSLGYIFDTNYIMESGELGRLTTIFFWLKNHDMWGLSGTLFGYGLNATNSGSAVSPGFLNIIYNLIIDSTSLSVLLWEVGIVGSLFFIGLIIYILIIARPKPMLERNEVDQQDLQLLSFSPAFNVFAVGCLLSLPYSQILMIIPMLQFLFYLSLGSSLVIRHSVCRYTGKLYE, encoded by the coding sequence ATGATTTTGAATACCGGGCTTTACCTGCAGATTTATGTCGTCATTACGCTGGTATTCTGCGGGCTGACGCAGTATTTCACCGGCCTACTGGCGGTGCTGTGGTTGCCTTTTATTTTGGCTTTAATCATGGTGGGGTTGCTGATTATGCAGACCCGCTACGATGCGTTGCATTTGGATACGCAGGAGTTGGTGGTGCTCACGCTGTATCTCTCTTTTCTGGCGATGGCGGGAGTGTCTACTCTATTGCAGGGCGGAATAACGGTCACGATCGTTGGTTTTAAAAACGAGATTGCCTTGTCGTTGATGATGTTTTGCCTGCTGCTGGGGTTTTGTCGTGAATCACAAATTTACCGCGTGACCCGCAGTTTGTATTGGGTGTTCTACGCGCAGTTTCCTGTCGTGATTTATCAGGTGTTGTTTGTGTTGCCGCGGCGTGTGGCGCTTCGTGGCGAAGATGAAAAATGGGACTCCGTGGTCGGCACGTTTGGCGGCGACCCGATGGGCGGGGGCAATACCGCGGCGATGGGGCTGTTCTGTCTGCTGATTATGCTGCTGAAAGTCTCGGAATTTAAACATGGTTTAACGTCGTTTAAATCCATGGCGGTGCATATCGTTTTGGGGTTTGGCCTATGTATTCTGGGAGAAGTGAAATTCGTGATTCTGGTTTCGCCGTTATTGCTGGCCTGGGTTTGGTTAATGCCGAGCTACATCAAAGGCATGAATAACGTAAACCTGAAAGCGATTTTGCTGATCTTTAGCGGCATGGCGTTACTCATTACCGTCGCGATTACCATTTTGGCCTCGGGTTATTCCTCGGCGTTTGGCGGTGACCCGACGAAAAGTGCGTTAAGCGTATTTATGGATTCGCTGGGCTATATTTTTGATACCAACTACATTATGGAATCAGGTGAGCTTGGCCGTCTTACGACGATATTCTTCTGGCTAAAAAATCACGATATGTGGGGGCTTTCCGGTACGTTATTTGGCTACGGTTTAAATGCGACAAATAGCGGAAGCGCCGTTTCTCCTGGCTTTTTAAATATTATCTACAACCTGATTATCGATTCGACTTCGCTAAGTGTGCTGCTATGGGAAGTGGGCATCGTTGGATCGTTATTTTTTATCGGGTTAATTATTTATATCTTAATTATTGCGCGACCAAAGCCGATGCTGGAGCGTAATGAAGTAGACCAACAGGATCTGCAACTGCTGAGTTTTTCTCCGGCCTTTAATGTTTTTGCGGTTGGGTGCCTGCTGAGTCTGCCTTATAGCCAGATCCTGATGATTATTCCCATGCTGCAATTCCTGTTTTATTTGTCTCTGGGCTCAAGTCTGGTGATTCGCCATTCTGTCTGCCGTTATACCGGAAAATTGTATGAGTGA
- a CDS encoding glycosyltransferase family 2 protein gives MSEKPFISVSIKTFNEAECIEQTIDSIRRHIADYPHKIIVADSLSTDNTQQLASAKGVTVVSLTEPSERCCGVGHQLGYLYSQGDYLLLMDGDMVLEDGFIEQGIAFLAAHPDYAGVAGTVEMDGAANYEFKSRKQRLHKIYPLGDCGHLGGGGLYRRSAIEKIGYLTNRSLHGYEEAELGIRLRYAKYKLHRLNVPYFRHTSYTMPTYKMLQYRWTNGFLWAPGELLRSAWGMPYFREALHIVKNEAIFAVYLLALLMSLLTFNADIIGVALLPLLAFIALKTMKNRSLLNGLQSVMNLAVFSAGLVKGLTRPMRDPMTPPDSKVIHE, from the coding sequence ATGAGTGAGAAACCTTTTATTTCAGTGAGTATTAAGACATTTAATGAGGCGGAATGCATCGAGCAAACCATCGACAGTATTCGTCGCCATATTGCGGATTATCCCCATAAAATTATTGTTGCCGATAGCTTATCGACCGATAACACTCAGCAGCTTGCCAGCGCCAAAGGGGTAACCGTGGTGTCGCTGACTGAGCCGTCTGAACGCTGCTGCGGCGTGGGGCATCAGCTTGGCTATCTGTACAGTCAGGGGGATTATCTCCTGCTGATGGACGGCGATATGGTGCTGGAAGATGGCTTTATTGAGCAGGGCATCGCATTTTTAGCGGCGCATCCAGACTACGCCGGCGTAGCTGGAACGGTAGAGATGGATGGCGCGGCGAACTATGAGTTTAAATCGCGCAAACAACGTCTTCATAAAATATATCCGCTGGGCGACTGTGGCCATTTAGGCGGCGGGGGCTTATATCGCCGTTCGGCAATTGAAAAAATAGGCTATCTCACCAACCGTAGCTTACATGGTTATGAGGAGGCGGAATTAGGCATTCGTCTGCGCTATGCCAAATATAAATTACATCGCCTTAACGTACCTTATTTCCGCCACACGTCATACACCATGCCAACATATAAAATGCTGCAATACCGTTGGACGAACGGTTTTCTCTGGGCGCCGGGCGAACTTTTACGCAGTGCATGGGGCATGCCTTATTTCCGCGAGGCGTTACACATCGTTAAAAACGAGGCGATTTTTGCGGTTTATCTGCTGGCGCTGTTGATGAGTTTGTTGACGTTTAACGCCGATATTATTGGCGTGGCGTTGCTGCCGCTACTCGCTTTTATTGCCTTAAAAACGATGAAAAACCGTTCACTGCTGAACGGACTACAAAGCGTGATGAATCTGGCTGTATTTTCTGCCGGATTGGTCAAAGGGTTAACCAGACCCATGCGCGATCCCATGACGCCGCCAGACAGCAAGGTTATTCATGAATAG
- a CDS encoding glycosyltransferase family 4 protein yields MKVLLVNKFFYIKGGAETVYFQESDMLKKAGVEVIAFSMQHENNFPSDYSPYFVDNVDYHQRSGVIGAVKTAVNFIHNAEACKKLLALLRKEKPDIVHFHNIYHQLTPSLIKIARQFGCKTVLTAHDYKIICPSYTMLRDGKVCDACLTGSVFNAFKYRCQQGSASKSLLLSLEGAWQNIAKNYQALDAIVSPSEFLRSQLIRKLPNSRIDVIVNGINDSLPVEDVEDDGYFLFIGRLSREKGVATLARAHQQMRNKIPLKIAGSGPLYDDLVAQFPNAEFLGYKQQGEELNQLIKYARAVVVPSEYYENCSMSVLESMAFAKPVVGGRIGGIPEQIRDNVDGVLFEPGNVQALADVLDDLALNPQKAREMGLNARQRLSEKYSLRKHTESLLALYQELLNDK; encoded by the coding sequence ATGAAAGTTTTATTAGTCAATAAATTTTTCTATATCAAGGGCGGCGCGGAAACGGTTTATTTTCAGGAAAGCGATATGCTGAAAAAGGCTGGCGTTGAGGTTATCGCTTTCTCAATGCAGCATGAAAATAACTTCCCGTCAGATTACTCTCCCTATTTTGTTGATAATGTGGATTATCATCAGCGCAGCGGCGTGATCGGAGCAGTTAAAACGGCCGTGAACTTTATTCATAACGCTGAGGCATGTAAGAAGTTGCTGGCGTTATTGCGTAAAGAAAAGCCGGATATTGTTCATTTTCATAATATCTATCATCAGCTCACGCCGTCGTTGATTAAAATTGCCCGTCAGTTTGGGTGTAAAACAGTGTTAACGGCCCATGACTACAAGATTATCTGCCCGTCGTACACCATGTTGCGCGATGGAAAAGTCTGTGACGCCTGTTTAACCGGCTCGGTATTTAACGCCTTTAAATATCGTTGCCAGCAAGGCTCCGCTTCGAAAAGCCTGCTGCTTTCGTTAGAAGGCGCCTGGCAGAATATTGCCAAAAATTATCAGGCGTTGGACGCGATCGTTTCGCCCAGCGAATTTCTACGTAGTCAATTAATTCGCAAGCTGCCGAATTCCCGTATTGACGTGATTGTGAACGGCATTAATGACAGCCTGCCGGTGGAGGATGTTGAAGACGACGGCTATTTTCTTTTTATTGGCCGCCTGAGTCGGGAAAAGGGCGTGGCTACGCTGGCCAGAGCGCATCAGCAAATGCGCAATAAAATTCCGTTAAAAATCGCAGGCAGCGGGCCGCTGTATGACGATCTGGTCGCGCAATTTCCGAATGCGGAATTCCTGGGCTATAAACAGCAGGGCGAAGAACTTAACCAGCTTATTAAATATGCGCGCGCGGTGGTGGTTCCTTCCGAATATTATGAAAACTGTTCAATGTCGGTGCTGGAATCGATGGCGTTCGCCAAACCGGTAGTGGGCGGGCGTATTGGCGGCATTCCCGAACAGATTCGCGATAATGTAGACGGCGTTTTATTCGAACCAGGCAATGTGCAGGCATTAGCCGATGTGCTGGATGACCTGGCGTTGAATCCGCAAAAAGCCAGAGAAATGGGATTGAATGCGCGTCAGCGTCTTAGTGAAAAATATTCATTACGTAAACACACAGAATCTTTATTGGCGCTTTATCAGGAATTATTAAACGATAAATAA